A genomic stretch from Sceloporus undulatus isolate JIND9_A2432 ecotype Alabama chromosome 5, SceUnd_v1.1, whole genome shotgun sequence includes:
- the CHPT1 gene encoding cholinephosphotransferase 1, translating into MALPEPLSLAQLRRLEQHRYAASGRSLLEPPLQRYWAWLLERTPAWLAPNALTLGGLALNLLPSLALLAYCPSATEQAPPWVFLSCALGLFMYQSLDAIDGKQARRTNSSSPLGELFDHGCDSISTVFVGIGACIAVRLGTNPDWLFFCSFVGMFLFYCAHWQTYVSGMLKFGKVDVTEVQIAIILLFLLSAFGGTTMWDAKIPVLDLTLKMIPVAGIVCGAIFSSYNYFRVIFGGGVGKNGSTIAGTSVLSPGLHIGLIITLAIMIYKKSSTHLFEKHPCLYALTFGFVSAKITQKLVIAHMTKSEIFLQDTAFIGPGLLFLNQYFNGFIDEYIVLWIALFISLLDMLRYSIGVCIQIAAHLHIQVFKISSHQAPEQVEVVSPLSHQNNMD; encoded by the exons ATGGCGCTGCCGGAGCCGCTGAGCCTGGCGCAGCTGAGGCGCCTGGAGCAGCACCGCTACGCCGCCTCGGGCCGCTCGCTGCTGGAGCCGCCTCTGCAGCGCTACTGGGCCTGGCTGCTGGAGCGGACCCCGGCCTGGCTGGCCCCCAACGCCCTCACCCTGGGCGGCCTGGCCCTCAACCTCCTCCCCAGCCTGGCCCTCCTCGCCTACTGCCCCAGCGCCACCGAGCAG GCTCCTCCTTGGGTGTTCCTCTCGTGTGCATTAGGACTCTTTATGTACCAGTCACTGGATGCTATTGATGGGAAGCAAGCCAGAAGAACTAACAGCAGCTCTCCTTTGGGAGAACTCTTTGACCATGGCTGTGACTCCATTTCCACAg TTTTTGTTGGTATCGGAGCCTGCATAGCAGTTCGACTTGGAACAAATCCAGACTGGCTGTTTTTCTGTTCCTTTGTTGGGATGTTCCTGTTTTATTGTGCTCACTGGCAAACCTATGTATCAGGCATGCTAAAGTTTGGCAA AGTTGATGTTACTGAAGTACAGATAGCCATAATTCTGCTCTTCTTGTTATCTGCATTTGGTGGAACAACAATGTGGGATGCAAAG ATTCCTGTGTTAGACCTAACACTGAAGATGATTCCTGTGGCTGGGATAGTGTGTGGTGCAATATTTTCCAGTTACAATTATTTCAGAGTTATCTTTGGAGGAGGAGTGGGGAAGAATGGATCTACAATAGCA GGAACAAGTGTTCTGTCACCAGGACTCCATATAGGATTAATTATTACTTTGGCAATAATGATCTATAAAAAATCCTCAACACACCTGTTTGAAAAGCATCCTTGCCTCTATGCCTTAACATTTGGGTTTGTGAGTGCCAAGATCACACAGAAATTAGTG ataGCACATATGACAAAAAGTGAAATCTTCTTACAAGATACTGCATTTATTGGACCAGGCCTCTTATTTCTAAACCAGTACTTCAATGGTTTTATTGATGAATATATCGTTCTGTGGATAGCACTG TTCATATCCTTGCTTGATATGCTGAGATACTCAATTGGGGTATGCATACAGATTGCTGCTCATCTTCATATACAAGTCTTCAAAATCTCATCTCATCAAGCTCCCGAACAG GTAGAAGTTGTTTCTCCACTGAGCCATCAGAATAACATGGATTGA
- the SYCP3 gene encoding synaptonemal complex protein 3 isoform X2 — protein MYRKPLEKRYETVSDHNMAPAGRKPGGKTAKPAQDEPVGHAYDFEEKPKIPLSGSEEDIGEDETPVIEKHGKKRSAVTPHAEVEDVGGEVQNMLERFGADINKALQAKRKRLELYTKSSLKTSNQKLELVWKTQQDQRLKVNQEYSQQFMHIFQQWDADIQKAEEQEEKLANMFRQQQKVFQQARIVQSQRLKTIKQLYEQFLKSIEDMEKSHESLLAGAQSELRKEMAMLQKKIMMDTQQQEMATVRKSLQSMLF, from the exons ATGTATAGAAAACCACTAGAGAAAAGATATGAGACTGTTTCTGACCAT AATATGGCACCAGCAGGAAGAAAGCCTGGAGGAAAAACTGCTAAACCAGCACAGGACGAACCAGTTGGACATGCCTATGATTttgaagaaaaaccaaaaataCCTTTAAGTGGATCTGAAGAGGATATTGGAGAAG ATGAAACTCCAGTGATTGAGAAACATGGGAAAAAAAGGTCTGCAGTGACTCCTCATGCAGAAGTTGAAGATGTTGG gGGAGAAGTACAGAATATGCTGGAacgctttggag CGGACATTAATAAAGCTCTTCAGGCTAAAAGGAAAAGATTAGAACTGTACACGAAGTCTTCTCTGAAAACAAGTAACCAAAAGTTAGAACTTGTCTGGAAAACACAACAAGACCAGAG GCTGAAGGTCAACCAAGAATATTCCCAGCAGTTCATGCATATTTTTCAACAATGGGATGCTGATATACAGAAAGCGGAGGAACAGGAAGAAAAACTAGCG AACATGTTTCGGCAACAACAAAAGGTTTTTCAACAAGCAAGAATAGTTCAGAGTCAGAGACTGAAGACAATTAAGCAGCTGTATGAACAGTTTTTAAAG AGCATCGAAGACATGGAGAAGAGTCATGAAAGTCTTTTAGCAGGCGCACAAAGTGAACTTCGCAAGGAAATGGCTATGTtgcaaaaaaaaatcatgatgGACACT caacagcaagagaTGGCAACTGTTCGCAAATCTCTTCAATCCATGTTATTCTGA
- the SYCP3 gene encoding synaptonemal complex protein 3 isoform X4, with the protein MAPAGRKPGGKTAKPAQDEPVGHAYDFEEKPKIPLSGSEEDIGEDETPVIEKHGKKRSAVTPHAEVEDVGGEVQNMLERFGADINKALQAKRKRLELYTKSSLKTSNQKLELVWKTQQDQRLKVNQEYSQQFMHIFQQWDADIQKAEEQEEKLANMFRQQQKVFQQARIVQSQRLKTIKQLYEQFLKSIEDMEKSHESLLAGAQSELRKEMAMLQKKIMMDTQQQEMATVRKSLQSMLF; encoded by the exons ATGGCACCAGCAGGAAGAAAGCCTGGAGGAAAAACTGCTAAACCAGCACAGGACGAACCAGTTGGACATGCCTATGATTttgaagaaaaaccaaaaataCCTTTAAGTGGATCTGAAGAGGATATTGGAGAAG ATGAAACTCCAGTGATTGAGAAACATGGGAAAAAAAGGTCTGCAGTGACTCCTCATGCAGAAGTTGAAGATGTTGG gGGAGAAGTACAGAATATGCTGGAacgctttggag CGGACATTAATAAAGCTCTTCAGGCTAAAAGGAAAAGATTAGAACTGTACACGAAGTCTTCTCTGAAAACAAGTAACCAAAAGTTAGAACTTGTCTGGAAAACACAACAAGACCAGAG GCTGAAGGTCAACCAAGAATATTCCCAGCAGTTCATGCATATTTTTCAACAATGGGATGCTGATATACAGAAAGCGGAGGAACAGGAAGAAAAACTAGCG AACATGTTTCGGCAACAACAAAAGGTTTTTCAACAAGCAAGAATAGTTCAGAGTCAGAGACTGAAGACAATTAAGCAGCTGTATGAACAGTTTTTAAAG AGCATCGAAGACATGGAGAAGAGTCATGAAAGTCTTTTAGCAGGCGCACAAAGTGAACTTCGCAAGGAAATGGCTATGTtgcaaaaaaaaatcatgatgGACACT caacagcaagagaTGGCAACTGTTCGCAAATCTCTTCAATCCATGTTATTCTGA
- the SYCP3 gene encoding synaptonemal complex protein 3 isoform X3: protein MLHSVNMAPAGRKPGGKTAKPAQDEPVGHAYDFEEKPKIPLSGSEEDIGEDETPVIEKHGKKRSAVTPHAEVEDVGGEVQNMLERFGADINKALQAKRKRLELYTKSSLKTSNQKLELVWKTQQDQRLKVNQEYSQQFMHIFQQWDADIQKAEEQEEKLANMFRQQQKVFQQARIVQSQRLKTIKQLYEQFLKSIEDMEKSHESLLAGAQSELRKEMAMLQKKIMMDTQQQEMATVRKSLQSMLF, encoded by the exons ATGCTCCATTCTGTG AATATGGCACCAGCAGGAAGAAAGCCTGGAGGAAAAACTGCTAAACCAGCACAGGACGAACCAGTTGGACATGCCTATGATTttgaagaaaaaccaaaaataCCTTTAAGTGGATCTGAAGAGGATATTGGAGAAG ATGAAACTCCAGTGATTGAGAAACATGGGAAAAAAAGGTCTGCAGTGACTCCTCATGCAGAAGTTGAAGATGTTGG gGGAGAAGTACAGAATATGCTGGAacgctttggag CGGACATTAATAAAGCTCTTCAGGCTAAAAGGAAAAGATTAGAACTGTACACGAAGTCTTCTCTGAAAACAAGTAACCAAAAGTTAGAACTTGTCTGGAAAACACAACAAGACCAGAG GCTGAAGGTCAACCAAGAATATTCCCAGCAGTTCATGCATATTTTTCAACAATGGGATGCTGATATACAGAAAGCGGAGGAACAGGAAGAAAAACTAGCG AACATGTTTCGGCAACAACAAAAGGTTTTTCAACAAGCAAGAATAGTTCAGAGTCAGAGACTGAAGACAATTAAGCAGCTGTATGAACAGTTTTTAAAG AGCATCGAAGACATGGAGAAGAGTCATGAAAGTCTTTTAGCAGGCGCACAAAGTGAACTTCGCAAGGAAATGGCTATGTtgcaaaaaaaaatcatgatgGACACT caacagcaagagaTGGCAACTGTTCGCAAATCTCTTCAATCCATGTTATTCTGA
- the SYCP3 gene encoding synaptonemal complex protein 3 isoform X1: MNEGAKEKKREWKQCVKGNMAPAGRKPGGKTAKPAQDEPVGHAYDFEEKPKIPLSGSEEDIGEDETPVIEKHGKKRSAVTPHAEVEDVGGEVQNMLERFGADINKALQAKRKRLELYTKSSLKTSNQKLELVWKTQQDQRLKVNQEYSQQFMHIFQQWDADIQKAEEQEEKLANMFRQQQKVFQQARIVQSQRLKTIKQLYEQFLKSIEDMEKSHESLLAGAQSELRKEMAMLQKKIMMDTQQQEMATVRKSLQSMLF; encoded by the exons ATGAACGAAGGagcgaaggagaagaagagagagtggAAGCAGTGTGTCAAAGGG AATATGGCACCAGCAGGAAGAAAGCCTGGAGGAAAAACTGCTAAACCAGCACAGGACGAACCAGTTGGACATGCCTATGATTttgaagaaaaaccaaaaataCCTTTAAGTGGATCTGAAGAGGATATTGGAGAAG ATGAAACTCCAGTGATTGAGAAACATGGGAAAAAAAGGTCTGCAGTGACTCCTCATGCAGAAGTTGAAGATGTTGG gGGAGAAGTACAGAATATGCTGGAacgctttggag CGGACATTAATAAAGCTCTTCAGGCTAAAAGGAAAAGATTAGAACTGTACACGAAGTCTTCTCTGAAAACAAGTAACCAAAAGTTAGAACTTGTCTGGAAAACACAACAAGACCAGAG GCTGAAGGTCAACCAAGAATATTCCCAGCAGTTCATGCATATTTTTCAACAATGGGATGCTGATATACAGAAAGCGGAGGAACAGGAAGAAAAACTAGCG AACATGTTTCGGCAACAACAAAAGGTTTTTCAACAAGCAAGAATAGTTCAGAGTCAGAGACTGAAGACAATTAAGCAGCTGTATGAACAGTTTTTAAAG AGCATCGAAGACATGGAGAAGAGTCATGAAAGTCTTTTAGCAGGCGCACAAAGTGAACTTCGCAAGGAAATGGCTATGTtgcaaaaaaaaatcatgatgGACACT caacagcaagagaTGGCAACTGTTCGCAAATCTCTTCAATCCATGTTATTCTGA